A window of uncultured Litoreibacter sp. contains these coding sequences:
- the leuD gene encoding 3-isopropylmalate dehydratase small subunit, whose translation MDKFETLTGIAAPMPLVNIDTDMIIPKQFLKTIKRSGLGANLFDEMRFDRQGNEIPDFVLNKPQYREAEILVAGENFGCGSSREHAPWAIKDFGIRAVIAPSYADIFYNNCFKNGIIPIVLPQDQVDALMKDAEKGANARMTIDLEAQTVTSSDGEVFSFEVDSFKKHCLMNGLDDIGLTMEKAGSIKSFEAQASQARPWV comes from the coding sequence ATGGACAAGTTTGAAACCCTGACCGGCATCGCGGCCCCTATGCCGCTGGTGAATATCGACACCGACATGATCATCCCCAAGCAATTCCTGAAGACGATTAAGCGGTCGGGCCTCGGGGCAAACCTGTTTGACGAGATGCGGTTCGACCGCCAAGGCAACGAGATCCCAGATTTTGTGCTGAACAAACCGCAATACCGCGAGGCCGAGATTTTGGTCGCTGGCGAAAACTTCGGCTGCGGCTCGTCGCGCGAGCACGCGCCTTGGGCCATCAAGGACTTCGGCATCCGCGCCGTGATCGCGCCAAGCTATGCGGACATCTTCTATAACAACTGCTTCAAGAATGGGATCATCCCGATTGTGCTGCCGCAGGATCAGGTCGACGCGTTGATGAAGGACGCCGAGAAGGGTGCCAACGCTCGCATGACGATTGATCTTGAGGCGCAGACGGTGACCTCCTCCGACGGCGAGGTGTTCAGCTTCGAGGTCGACAGCTTCAAGAAGCATTGCCTGATGAACGGTTTGGACGATATTGGTCTGACGATGGAGAAGGCCGGGTCGATTAAGAGCTTCGAAGCGCAAGCGTCTCAGGCACGGCCCTGGGTTTAA
- a CDS encoding AraC family transcriptional regulator gives MPVLPIPLFGSLVLGFLFLKLVVDGRGRSFIAALLFLSALQSLIISLAQHYGIGWAFALQPITAAAIPPLSWIAFQTSAVRQFDARLDLPHVLVPVFIAFCVAFVREPLDFLIPLVFLSYGIAILVVSLRGSDALPITRLSAGNVPGLIWRVIGVSLIVSAFGDALIVVAQIADRGAWQPWIVALSSTGMLLLLGALSLSNSLWKQSDEGPTEPALKTPSDPEEDAKVMSRLEALMAQQRLYLDPDLTLTQMARRLVLPIKVVSGAINRTTGENVSRYVNAWRVDVACEALQNGESVTSAMFTAGFNTKSNFNREFLRIKGVPPRDWLAQSVDTS, from the coding sequence ATGCCAGTATTGCCAATACCTTTGTTCGGAAGCCTTGTGCTGGGGTTCCTTTTTCTGAAACTTGTCGTCGACGGGCGCGGGCGTAGCTTCATTGCGGCCTTGCTGTTTCTGAGCGCGCTGCAAAGTCTGATTATCTCATTGGCTCAGCATTACGGGATCGGATGGGCATTCGCGCTCCAGCCCATCACTGCGGCCGCCATTCCGCCCCTGTCTTGGATTGCTTTCCAAACCTCTGCCGTGCGCCAATTCGATGCGCGGCTTGATCTCCCTCATGTGTTGGTTCCGGTCTTCATCGCGTTCTGCGTCGCTTTTGTGCGCGAGCCTTTGGACTTTCTCATCCCGCTGGTCTTTCTCTCCTATGGTATCGCCATTCTGGTTGTGTCGCTGCGCGGTTCCGATGCGTTGCCGATCACGCGGCTATCGGCGGGCAACGTTCCCGGGCTGATTTGGCGGGTCATCGGCGTGTCGCTTATCGTGTCCGCATTTGGGGACGCGCTGATCGTGGTTGCTCAGATTGCAGACCGGGGGGCGTGGCAGCCTTGGATTGTCGCGCTGTCGTCAACGGGCATGTTGCTGCTGCTCGGTGCTTTGAGCCTGTCGAACAGTTTGTGGAAACAAAGCGACGAAGGACCGACAGAACCCGCGCTAAAAACGCCGTCTGATCCTGAGGAGGACGCCAAAGTCATGTCGAGGCTCGAAGCGCTGATGGCGCAGCAAAGGCTGTATCTCGACCCGGACCTGACGCTTACCCAAATGGCGCGGCGTCTAGTCTTGCCGATCAAGGTCGTGTCCGGCGCGATCAACCGCACGACGGGGGAGAACGTGTCGCGTTACGTCAATGCCTGGCGTGTCGATGTGGCGTGCGAGGCGTTGCAGAACGGCGAAAGCGTGACCTCCGCCATGTTCACGGCCGGTTTCAACACGAAATCAAATTTCAACCGTGAGTTTCTTCGCATCAAAGGCGTCCCGCCGCGTGACTGGTTGGCGCAGTCGGTGGATACCAGCTGA
- a CDS encoding endonuclease/exonuclease/phosphatase family protein, translating into MTYNAGLSRKGPGLLVRDLDRFEDAALRETVGTIARIKPDVLALQSIDYDHQLIALSLLQARLKEAGHEMRYAFARPPNSGVSTGLDIDRDGRLDTARDRQGYGLFSGQGGMAILSRYPIDQKGAKDLSGMLWRDLPNAELPVGYFTEDELSVLRLHSVAAWDVPVRTPGGTVRIFATQTSPPVFDGPEDRNGLRNADQLRFWRRYILSADKGAFVLLGGLNNDPYDGDGLKPELLKLLSLDAVQDVTPEAHHGFVENPHHQGPPEQDTVDWGRDIGSLRVDYVLPSAGLGVAAAAVERDQTPGEGADGTAHKPVWIDIRWK; encoded by the coding sequence ATGACCTACAATGCCGGCCTGTCCCGCAAGGGGCCGGGTCTATTGGTCCGGGACCTCGACCGGTTCGAGGACGCGGCCTTGCGGGAGACGGTCGGAACCATAGCGCGGATCAAGCCTGACGTTTTGGCGCTCCAGTCGATTGACTACGACCATCAACTTATCGCCCTGTCATTGCTGCAAGCGCGCCTGAAAGAGGCAGGCCATGAGATGCGGTACGCCTTTGCCCGCCCCCCGAATTCTGGCGTTTCAACTGGTTTGGATATTGACCGGGACGGACGATTGGACACGGCTCGCGACAGGCAGGGATACGGGCTGTTCTCGGGACAGGGTGGCATGGCCATCTTGTCACGGTACCCTATTGATCAGAAAGGCGCGAAGGACTTGTCCGGGATGCTCTGGCGCGACCTCCCGAATGCCGAGTTGCCTGTCGGCTATTTCACGGAAGATGAACTTTCGGTCCTGAGGTTACATAGTGTTGCCGCGTGGGATGTGCCCGTCCGGACCCCGGGTGGAACCGTTCGGATCTTTGCGACGCAAACCAGCCCACCAGTATTTGACGGACCGGAAGATCGCAACGGATTGCGCAATGCCGATCAGCTGCGCTTTTGGCGGCGCTACATTCTAAGCGCCGACAAGGGCGCGTTCGTGCTGTTGGGTGGCCTGAACAACGACCCCTATGATGGAGACGGGTTAAAGCCGGAACTGCTGAAGTTGCTGTCGCTTGACGCGGTGCAGGACGTCACACCGGAGGCGCATCACGGATTTGTTGAAAACCCCCACCACCAGGGCCCGCCGGAGCAGGACACTGTTGATTGGGGGCGGGACATTGGCAGTCTTCGGGTCGACTACGTGCTGCCGTCAGCTGGTTTGGGTGTTGCCGCAGCTGCAGTTGAACGGGACCAAACGCCGGGGGAGGGCGCTGACGGGACGGCGCACAAACCCGTCTGGATTGACATCCGCTGGAAGTGA
- a CDS encoding epimerase: MTKTVLILGASGRFGRNAQCSFSWAGWDVRTYDRATDTLPDAAWGADLIINAWNPAYTDWARDVPKLTAQIIETSRDTGATVLIPGNIYNYGPEMPDILSEGTPHRATNPLGRIRIEMEQAYRDAGVRTIILRAGDFIDIDASGNWFDKIITAKAAKGRISYPGNPDLPHAWAFLPDVTDMAAALAEQLDQLDTFSELCVPGFTLTGRELTDAISKVTRREQHLRQMSWLPIMFARPFWSMAAPLLEMRYLWDTPHQIMSNALQQRLPEFQPTSLEDALAASLPADVNPDGFVRRPVSALPRRLVPFNCSCGNTQTS, from the coding sequence ATGACAAAGACTGTACTAATTCTTGGCGCATCAGGGCGGTTTGGCCGCAACGCGCAATGCTCGTTCTCATGGGCAGGCTGGGACGTACGCACCTATGATCGTGCCACCGACACGCTTCCCGACGCAGCTTGGGGGGCGGATCTGATTATCAACGCATGGAATCCAGCCTATACGGATTGGGCGCGAGACGTACCGAAGCTGACAGCCCAGATTATCGAAACGTCACGCGACACCGGGGCCACTGTCCTCATTCCCGGCAATATCTACAACTATGGCCCTGAAATGCCAGACATCCTTAGCGAAGGGACGCCGCACCGTGCCACAAATCCACTGGGCCGTATCCGCATCGAGATGGAGCAGGCCTATCGCGATGCCGGCGTCCGCACCATCATCCTGCGCGCAGGCGATTTTATTGACATCGACGCAAGCGGCAACTGGTTCGACAAGATCATCACCGCCAAGGCGGCCAAGGGACGGATTAGCTACCCGGGCAATCCTGACCTGCCGCACGCATGGGCATTTCTGCCTGACGTAACCGACATGGCGGCTGCCCTCGCCGAGCAGTTGGACCAACTTGATACATTTTCCGAACTCTGCGTGCCAGGCTTCACCCTTACCGGGCGGGAATTGACCGACGCGATCAGCAAGGTGACCCGCCGGGAGCAGCACCTACGTCAAATGTCATGGCTGCCGATCATGTTTGCCCGTCCGTTCTGGAGCATGGCCGCGCCTCTGTTGGAGATGCGGTATCTCTGGGATACACCGCACCAGATCATGTCGAACGCATTGCAGCAAAGACTTCCGGAATTTCAGCCAACATCGCTGGAGGATGCACTGGCCGCATCACTTCCAGCGGATGTCAATCCAGACGGGTTTGTGCGCCGTCCCGTCAGCGCCCTCCCCCGGCGTTTGGTCCCGTTCAACTGCAGCTGCGGCAACACCCAAACCAGCTGA
- a CDS encoding LysR family transcriptional regulator: MEDGLHSLDWSLVQAFLAVAGHGSLSAAARATGVSQPTLGRQIKAIEAQLGVALFARQAKGFMLTDAGQAILPSATAMAEAATKFATAAAGRDMSVSGTVRITASVFVSQYILPQIISDIRQSHPDIQIELNATDEADNLLFREADVALRMFRPTQLEIVTRKLGILQLGFSASKDYIARKGMPSSVTELMKHDLLGYDRSERFIRGAAELGWKLTRNDFVFRCDQQTVHSEMIRTGCGIGILEKRSAQKMGLVPVLPNFPMPGLEVWLTTHEALRHTPRVSAVWDHLGQGLKPWLSHDDNIPIINKASLP, translated from the coding sequence ATGGAAGATGGGCTACATTCACTTGATTGGTCGCTTGTGCAGGCATTCCTGGCGGTTGCCGGGCATGGCTCCTTGTCGGCGGCGGCAAGGGCAACGGGCGTGAGCCAACCGACATTGGGCCGGCAAATCAAAGCGATCGAAGCGCAGCTAGGTGTCGCTTTGTTTGCCCGTCAGGCGAAGGGGTTCATGCTGACCGACGCGGGCCAGGCAATTTTGCCTTCCGCAACCGCCATGGCAGAGGCGGCGACGAAATTCGCAACTGCGGCCGCAGGCCGCGATATGTCGGTATCGGGCACTGTAAGGATCACCGCCAGCGTGTTTGTCTCGCAATACATATTGCCGCAGATCATTTCTGACATCCGGCAATCCCACCCCGACATTCAGATCGAGTTGAATGCGACTGACGAGGCGGACAACCTGCTCTTTCGCGAAGCAGATGTGGCGCTACGCATGTTCCGCCCAACCCAACTGGAGATTGTCACGCGAAAGCTTGGGATATTGCAGCTCGGGTTTTCGGCATCAAAGGACTACATCGCGCGGAAGGGTATGCCGTCTTCCGTCACCGAGCTGATGAAACATGACCTGCTTGGATATGACCGGTCCGAACGATTCATTCGCGGCGCGGCAGAACTCGGGTGGAAGTTGACGCGCAATGATTTTGTATTTCGTTGCGACCAACAAACAGTTCACAGCGAGATGATCCGGACCGGCTGTGGCATCGGCATATTGGAAAAGCGGAGCGCACAAAAGATGGGACTGGTCCCCGTTCTTCCTAACTTTCCTATGCCGGGGTTGGAGGTTTGGCTTACCACCCATGAAGCCCTTCGCCACACCCCCCGCGTCAGCGCGGTTTGGGATCATCTGGGTCAAGGGCTCAAACCATGGCTCAGTCATGACGACAACATCCCCATTATAAACAAGGCCTCATTGCCTTGA
- the leuB gene encoding 3-isopropylmalate dehydrogenase, translating to MSNPSLLILPGDGIGPEVMDQVMRIIDWFGEKRGIAFDVTTDLVGGAAYDKHGVPLADETMAKALEVDAVLLGAVGGPAYDDLDFSVKPERGLLRLRKEMDLYSNLRPAQCFDALADFSSLKKDIVAGLDLMIVRELTSGVYFGEPRGIHKEGNERVGVNTQRYTESEIARVARSAFELAKRRNNKVCSMEKANVMESGILWRDVVTEIHEAEYPEVELSHMYADNGAMQLVRAPKQFDVIVTDNLFGDVLSDCAAMLTGSLGMLPSASLGAPAENGRPKALYEPVHGSAPDITGQGKANPSACILSFAMALRYSFDQGEEATRLENAVQSVLASGVRTADLMQAGDADPVSTTEMGDAVLAALDASL from the coding sequence ATGTCCAACCCATCCCTTCTTATCCTTCCCGGTGACGGCATCGGCCCTGAGGTCATGGACCAAGTGATGCGCATCATTGACTGGTTTGGCGAAAAGCGCGGCATTGCATTTGATGTGACGACCGATCTGGTTGGTGGGGCGGCCTATGACAAGCATGGCGTCCCGCTGGCGGATGAGACGATGGCGAAGGCCCTGGAAGTCGACGCCGTTCTTCTCGGCGCCGTAGGTGGTCCGGCTTATGACGATCTAGACTTCAGCGTGAAGCCAGAGCGTGGCCTGTTGCGCCTGCGCAAAGAGATGGACCTGTATTCCAACCTGCGCCCCGCTCAATGTTTCGACGCATTGGCAGACTTCTCTTCCCTCAAGAAGGACATCGTGGCTGGTCTGGACCTTATGATCGTGCGGGAACTTACCTCCGGCGTCTATTTCGGGGAACCGCGTGGCATCCACAAAGAGGGCAATGAACGCGTTGGTGTAAACACGCAGCGCTATACCGAGTCCGAGATTGCCCGCGTGGCCCGGTCCGCCTTTGAGTTGGCCAAACGGCGCAACAACAAGGTCTGCTCGATGGAGAAGGCCAATGTGATGGAGTCGGGCATCTTGTGGCGTGACGTGGTCACCGAAATCCATGAGGCCGAGTACCCGGAAGTTGAGCTGTCCCACATGTACGCAGACAATGGTGCCATGCAACTGGTGCGGGCGCCCAAACAGTTCGATGTGATCGTCACTGACAACTTGTTTGGCGACGTATTGTCTGATTGCGCGGCGATGCTGACCGGTTCGCTGGGCATGCTGCCATCCGCATCCCTTGGGGCTCCTGCAGAGAATGGCCGCCCGAAAGCGCTATACGAGCCGGTACACGGGTCCGCGCCTGATATCACTGGGCAGGGCAAAGCCAACCCAAGCGCATGTATCCTCAGCTTCGCCATGGCACTGCGCTATTCATTTGATCAGGGCGAGGAGGCGACGCGCCTTGAGAACGCTGTGCAATCGGTTTTGGCCAGTGGTGTTCGGACCGCCGACCTGATGCAAGCGGGCGATGCCGACCCGGTATCCACGACCGAGATGGGCGACGCCGTACTCGCCGCACTGGACGCCAGCTTGTAA
- a CDS encoding DMT family transporter yields the protein MSDSPKSNTRGALYALIAFAIFSTHDVIIKILGGAYSPVQIVFFSVLFSFPLATLYLMRDTTSGTLIPKHPYWMAARTVAAVVTGFCAFYAFSVLPLAQVYAIIFASPLLITVLAIPVLGEVVRLRRWVAVLVGLVGVIIVLRPGQTELELGHLAALAAAVGGAFASVIVRKIGREERTVVIMLYPMMANFIVMAAMLPYVYEPLPLLDLARLGVIALFAWTAGRFLIAAYNSGEAVIVAPMQYSQIIWATAYGFFFFNELPDMGTLLGSSVIIASGLYIVLRESRSDVSEAPVLRTRSRPETGTSPRISPMLPAKLRWKK from the coding sequence GTGAGTGATTCGCCTAAGTCCAACACCCGCGGCGCCCTTTACGCGCTGATCGCGTTTGCCATTTTTTCGACCCATGACGTGATCATCAAAATTCTGGGTGGCGCCTATTCCCCCGTCCAGATTGTGTTTTTCAGCGTTTTGTTCAGTTTTCCGCTGGCGACCCTTTATCTCATGCGCGACACCACCAGTGGAACGCTGATCCCCAAACATCCCTATTGGATGGCGGCGCGGACCGTTGCGGCTGTTGTTACCGGATTCTGCGCCTTTTACGCGTTTTCGGTCCTTCCTCTGGCGCAGGTATACGCGATCATTTTTGCGTCGCCCTTGCTCATCACCGTGCTCGCGATCCCGGTTTTGGGGGAAGTCGTCCGACTTCGTAGGTGGGTTGCGGTGCTCGTAGGCCTTGTCGGCGTCATAATCGTGCTTCGCCCCGGACAGACCGAGTTAGAGCTGGGTCACCTGGCGGCGCTTGCCGCCGCTGTCGGCGGCGCCTTCGCATCGGTCATTGTACGCAAGATCGGGCGGGAAGAACGCACCGTTGTGATTATGCTGTATCCGATGATGGCGAATTTCATCGTGATGGCGGCCATGCTGCCCTATGTATATGAGCCTCTACCACTGCTTGACCTTGCGCGGCTGGGCGTCATTGCACTCTTTGCTTGGACAGCAGGGCGGTTCTTGATCGCCGCCTACAACTCCGGGGAGGCCGTGATCGTTGCGCCGATGCAGTATTCCCAGATCATCTGGGCTACGGCATATGGCTTCTTCTTCTTTAATGAGCTGCCCGACATGGGCACGCTATTGGGGTCCTCTGTGATCATCGCAAGTGGGCTGTACATCGTCCTGCGTGAAAGCCGGTCTGATGTCTCGGAAGCGCCCGTATTGCGTACACGCAGCCGCCCGGAGACCGGAACTTCACCCAGGATCAGCCCGATGCTTCCCGCGAAGCTTCGCTGGAAGAAGTGA
- a CDS encoding LacI family DNA-binding transcriptional regulator — MSRRPTIKDIAAEAGVSVATVNRVLAGTVAVRAETGRKVSEAARRIGYHGTNLISQRLRSDLPLVRFGFVLQKEKQSFYQNLVRHLEEAVENLETVRGELVVEFAPSQSPNAVSEILLDIADRVDVVGATAVNHHLVNDAVRVLNKRGVPTFSIFSDFAQGERVNYIGMNNLKIGRGAGWLLAKTARKPGKIALFVGGHRWHGHDLREAGFRSFFREHLPRFDVLDTLVNLETRVLTHEATLDLLSRHPDVVGIYVAAGGMEGAITALMEERKPGEVALVVNELTEESRAGLASGYVNAVFGTPLEPLCAELVGYMVQATQGDTASIPGQRFFDTVLHVPELT, encoded by the coding sequence TTGTCGCGCAGGCCAACTATCAAGGATATCGCCGCTGAAGCGGGGGTGAGCGTTGCTACGGTCAACCGCGTTCTGGCCGGAACGGTTGCTGTCCGCGCAGAGACGGGGCGCAAAGTGTCCGAGGCCGCGCGGCGTATCGGCTACCATGGCACCAACCTGATCTCTCAAAGGCTGCGGTCTGACCTGCCACTCGTGCGATTTGGGTTTGTGCTTCAGAAAGAAAAGCAGAGCTTTTACCAGAATCTTGTGCGCCACCTTGAAGAAGCCGTTGAAAATCTTGAAACGGTTCGCGGCGAACTGGTCGTTGAATTTGCGCCGTCCCAGTCTCCAAATGCTGTGTCTGAGATACTGTTGGATATCGCCGACAGGGTGGATGTCGTCGGGGCAACGGCGGTCAACCACCACCTCGTCAATGATGCTGTGCGCGTGCTGAACAAACGCGGGGTGCCCACGTTTTCGATTTTCTCGGATTTTGCGCAGGGTGAGCGTGTAAATTATATTGGAATGAACAACTTAAAGATCGGCCGTGGCGCAGGGTGGTTGCTAGCCAAGACCGCACGAAAGCCTGGAAAGATCGCCCTGTTTGTGGGCGGTCACCGCTGGCACGGACATGACCTTAGGGAGGCCGGATTCCGTAGTTTCTTTCGGGAACATTTACCGCGGTTCGATGTATTGGATACGTTGGTTAATCTAGAGACGCGGGTGCTAACGCACGAGGCCACTTTGGACCTGTTGTCGCGACACCCGGATGTGGTTGGAATCTATGTTGCGGCAGGCGGCATGGAAGGCGCGATCACGGCGTTGATGGAAGAACGAAAACCGGGAGAGGTCGCCCTTGTGGTAAACGAACTGACAGAGGAATCCCGCGCGGGGCTGGCCAGTGGCTACGTAAACGCGGTGTTTGGAACCCCGCTTGAGCCGCTTTGCGCAGAACTGGTCGGGTACATGGTGCAAGCCACCCAAGGCGACACGGCATCCATTCCCGGGCAGCGGTTCTTTGACACTGTTCTTCATGTTCCGGAACTTACCTAA
- a CDS encoding TIM barrel protein produces MLPKALNHMTAPGLSFDGLLELAQATGCSGVELRTDLATPVFDGANPADASDAARAAGLDILTVAEIKSFNDWSDGKAEEANALMEIAAACGAKGVSLIPRNDGHGLGNGERQANLRIALRELKPLLEAHDLMGFVEPLGFEHCSMQYKSEAVEIIEALRAKDRIMLIHDTFHHFLAGGGPVFPDHTAIVHVSGVVDPDLAILEMADPHRVLVDGRDRLGNVTQVEQLIAGGYVGAVSIEAFAPDVHKLSDPKSEILRSFGFIESRLAEMAA; encoded by the coding sequence ATGCTGCCAAAGGCACTAAATCATATGACCGCGCCCGGCCTGAGTTTTGATGGGCTGCTGGAACTTGCTCAAGCAACGGGGTGTTCCGGGGTCGAGTTGCGCACTGATCTTGCGACACCAGTATTTGACGGGGCCAACCCCGCCGATGCAAGCGATGCCGCCCGCGCAGCGGGTTTGGATATTTTGACAGTCGCCGAGATCAAGTCATTCAACGATTGGTCAGACGGCAAGGCCGAAGAGGCAAATGCGCTGATGGAGATAGCAGCGGCTTGTGGCGCGAAGGGCGTCAGTCTGATCCCGCGTAACGACGGACATGGTCTTGGCAATGGAGAGCGTCAAGCCAACCTGCGTATCGCGCTGCGCGAATTGAAGCCACTGCTGGAAGCACACGATCTGATGGGGTTTGTAGAGCCACTCGGGTTCGAACATTGCTCAATGCAGTACAAATCAGAAGCAGTTGAAATCATCGAGGCCCTGCGCGCTAAAGATCGCATCATGTTAATCCATGATACGTTCCATCATTTCCTGGCAGGGGGCGGCCCTGTCTTCCCTGACCACACAGCAATCGTACACGTATCAGGCGTTGTTGACCCCGACTTGGCCATTCTTGAAATGGCGGATCCGCACCGTGTCTTGGTTGATGGGCGTGACCGTCTGGGCAACGTCACGCAAGTGGAGCAACTGATCGCGGGCGGTTACGTCGGCGCCGTCTCAATCGAGGCCTTTGCGCCTGATGTACACAAATTAAGCGACCCTAAATCAGAGATTTTGCGGTCGTTCGGCTTCATCGAATCTCGGCTCGCGGAAATGGCCGCATGA
- a CDS encoding substrate-binding domain-containing protein produces MKKLLMTGALTALMTTSAMAQDIGATFSRFDDNWLTVLRNGMTEYAATIDGLNYQQEDATDDLAKQIDQVKNFVASGVDAIIVNIVDTSAGAAVSAAAGDTPLVYVNREPDNVNELPPTQAFVASNEIESGTLSAFEVCKNLRAAGKGGGATGYLMNGQLSNQAAVQRSKDVHDVIGMDMCNFMTIIDEQTANWSRDEAQDLMTNWMSSGEPFDFVLANNDEMAIGAIQAMKAAGMDMADVQVGGVDASQDALLVMAAGDYDVTVFQDSVGQGTGSIDAAIKLINGEKVDQKVYIPFKLVTPANMGDFLDKN; encoded by the coding sequence ATGAAGAAACTACTAATGACAGGCGCACTTACCGCCTTGATGACGACGTCAGCAATGGCGCAAGACATCGGCGCGACATTCTCGCGTTTTGATGACAACTGGCTGACCGTTCTGCGCAACGGTATGACCGAATATGCCGCGACAATTGACGGCCTGAACTACCAGCAAGAAGATGCGACCGACGATCTGGCGAAGCAAATTGACCAGGTTAAGAACTTTGTAGCGTCCGGCGTTGACGCGATCATCGTGAACATCGTTGACACGTCTGCGGGTGCGGCTGTGTCTGCAGCGGCTGGCGACACGCCACTGGTCTATGTCAACCGCGAGCCTGACAACGTAAACGAGCTGCCACCGACCCAAGCGTTTGTGGCGTCCAACGAGATCGAGTCCGGCACATTGTCCGCATTCGAGGTTTGCAAAAACCTGCGCGCAGCTGGCAAAGGCGGCGGCGCAACTGGCTACCTGATGAACGGCCAGCTGTCGAACCAAGCGGCTGTTCAGCGTTCGAAAGACGTGCATGACGTGATCGGCATGGACATGTGCAACTTCATGACCATCATCGACGAGCAAACGGCCAACTGGTCGCGCGACGAAGCGCAAGACTTGATGACCAACTGGATGTCTTCCGGCGAGCCGTTCGACTTCGTTCTGGCCAACAATGACGAGATGGCTATTGGCGCGATCCAGGCTATGAAAGCGGCTGGCATGGACATGGCTGACGTTCAGGTCGGCGGTGTTGATGCATCACAAGACGCGCTGTTGGTGATGGCGGCAGGTGACTATGATGTGACCGTGTTCCAGGACTCTGTTGGTCAAGGTACGGGCTCCATCGATGCGGCTATCAAGCTGATCAATGGTGAGAAAGTGGACCAGAAGGTCTACATCCCGTTCAAGCTGGTTACACCTGCGAACATGGGCGACTTCCTCGATAAAAACTAA
- a CDS encoding ABC transporter permease: protein MTDTSHGTGGLTFDKTKKSWPNELNILFALFVIIAIFELLGQTLPYMNNQSFLFDTKDRFDSIFNEARLQIIILQVAIIGIIALGVTQVIITAGIDLSSGPLVAATAMIAMSFAQTELVNGFPNPKALFGIWAMDLPVLVPVFVALAFGAFIGAVNGTFIAYMRIPPFIATLGMFLICRGIALWWSGGNPISFPTESFKFIGSGMMPVVWFLSLAVIFHVIMRYTVYGKHTYAIGSNEEAARMSGINVKRHKVTVYMIASMLAAFAGVVLAAKSETAQAGMGEFYELFAIAMAVIGGISLQGGRGSIIGTVLGAMVLGVIRSGFTYIKLDGSYQLMAMGGIIIAAILFDQYRQRNRA from the coding sequence ATGACAGATACCAGCCACGGCACGGGCGGGCTAACATTCGACAAAACCAAGAAATCGTGGCCCAACGAGCTGAACATCCTTTTCGCGCTGTTTGTGATTATTGCGATCTTCGAACTTCTGGGGCAGACGCTGCCTTACATGAATAATCAAAGCTTCCTGTTCGACACCAAGGACCGTTTTGACAGCATCTTTAACGAGGCGCGACTACAGATCATCATCCTGCAGGTTGCCATTATCGGCATCATTGCACTTGGCGTGACGCAGGTCATCATTACCGCAGGCATTGACCTAAGCTCAGGTCCCCTGGTCGCCGCCACTGCTATGATTGCGATGAGTTTCGCGCAGACCGAGCTGGTGAACGGCTTTCCAAACCCGAAAGCGCTGTTCGGCATATGGGCCATGGATTTGCCTGTCCTCGTCCCGGTTTTTGTGGCCTTGGCCTTTGGCGCTTTTATCGGCGCGGTCAACGGCACGTTTATCGCTTACATGCGGATCCCGCCGTTTATCGCAACATTGGGAATGTTCTTGATTTGCCGTGGTATCGCGTTGTGGTGGTCCGGCGGCAATCCGATTTCCTTCCCGACCGAAAGCTTCAAATTTATCGGCTCCGGCATGATGCCGGTTGTGTGGTTTCTGTCGCTCGCGGTCATTTTCCACGTGATCATGCGCTACACGGTCTATGGCAAACACACCTATGCGATCGGTTCAAACGAGGAAGCCGCGCGGATGTCGGGCATCAACGTGAAACGCCACAAGGTGACGGTCTACATGATCGCCTCAATGCTGGCTGCTTTTGCGGGCGTGGTCCTCGCCGCCAAAAGCGAAACGGCGCAGGCCGGTATGGGCGAATTCTACGAACTCTTCGCAATCGCCATGGCCGTCATCGGCGGCATCTCTTTGCAGGGTGGTCGTGGCTCGATCATCGGCACTGTTTTGGGCGCGATGGTTTTGGGCGTCATTCGCTCTGGCTTTACTTACATCAAACTGGACGGGTCCTATCAGCTGATGGCCATGGGCGGCATCATCATCGCAGCGATCCTGTTTGACCAATACCGACAACGAAATCGGGCTTAG